The following are encoded together in the Enterobacteriaceae endosymbiont of Plateumaris sericea genome:
- the fabA gene encoding bifunctional 3-hydroxydecanoyl-ACP dehydratase/trans-2-decenoyl-ACP isomerase, producing MTHKKNFFSKKELIIASYGKLFNNKNPKLSSGKLLLIDNIVKITKDGGEYNKGYVEANLYIHPKIWFFSYHFFNDPIMPGCLGLDSMFQLVGFYLGWLGFEGKGRALGVRNVKFIREVLPESKKLTYYINLKRIINKNYMIIGIATGTAIIDSKLIYKANNLKVGLIKKN from the coding sequence ATGACACATAAAAAAAATTTTTTTTCTAAAAAAGAATTAATTATTGCTAGTTATGGAAAATTATTTAATAATAAAAATCCAAAATTATCTTCTGGTAAATTATTATTAATAGATAACATAGTTAAGATTACAAAAGATGGAGGAGAATACAATAAGGGATATGTAGAAGCAAATTTATATATTCATCCTAAAATATGGTTTTTCTCTTATCATTTTTTTAATGATCCTATCATGCCAGGATGTTTGGGATTAGATTCAATGTTTCAGTTAGTTGGGTTTTATTTAGGTTGGTTAGGTTTTGAAGGCAAAGGAAGAGCTTTAGGAGTACGAAATGTTAAATTTATTAGAGAAGTATTACCTGAATCTAAAAAATTAACTTATTATATTAATTTAAAACGTATTATTAATAAAAATTATATGATTATTGGTATTGCTACAGGAACAGCAATAATTGATAGTAAATTAATATATAAAGCTAATAATTTAAAAGTAGGATTAATAAAAAAAAATTAA
- a CDS encoding SPFH domain-containing protein has product MNKNNSDKKKIKYFLISLLLICLYFFINGFYIIKNTGQGIILRLGKIHNIVSPGLHWKYTFLDKIYFVDTFSVKQIMTDSILLTADLNLVNIKIMVEYKIYDPLVYTFSNNDLLYSFKQSINSVLNEVIGNLTINYILTKNNNIISNEIKNKLQLIIKKYNFGINILDVYIENINIPKED; this is encoded by the coding sequence ATGAATAAAAATAATTCTGATAAAAAAAAAATAAAATATTTTTTAATTTCTTTATTATTAATTTGTCTATATTTTTTTATTAATGGATTTTACATAATTAAAAATACAGGTCAAGGTATTATTCTTAGATTAGGTAAAATACATAATATAGTTTCTCCAGGTTTACATTGGAAATATACTTTTTTAGATAAAATCTATTTTGTAGATACATTTTCTGTAAAGCAAATTATGACAGATAGTATATTGTTAACTGCAGACTTAAATTTAGTTAATATAAAAATAATGGTAGAATATAAAATTTATGATCCATTAGTATACACATTTTCTAATAATGATTTATTATATAGTTTTAAACAATCTATTAATAGTGTTTTAAATGAAGTAATAGGTAATTTAACAATAAATTATATTTTAACTAAAAACAATAATATAATAAGTAATGAAATTAAAAATAAATTACAATTAATAATAAAAAAATATAATTTTGGTATTAATATTTTAGATGTTTATATTGAAAACATTAATATTCCTAAAGAAGATTAA
- a CDS encoding co-chaperone GroES, with protein MNIRPLHDRVIVKRKKIETKSSGGIVLTGSAVGKSTRGEVLAVGKGRILDNGQVKSLDVKKGDIVIFNDGYNVKTEKIDDKEVLIMSESDILAIVKE; from the coding sequence ATGAACATTCGTCCATTACATGATCGTGTAATTGTTAAACGTAAAAAAATTGAAACTAAATCTTCAGGTGGTATTGTATTAACAGGTTCTGCTGTTGGAAAATCTACACGTGGAGAAGTTTTAGCTGTAGGTAAAGGTCGTATACTAGATAATGGTCAAGTAAAATCATTAGATGTAAAAAAAGGAGATATAGTAATATTTAATGATGGTTATAATGTTAAAACAGAAAAAATTGACGATAAAGAAGTATTAATTATGTCAGAAAGTGATATTTTAGCTATTGTAAAAGAATAA
- a CDS encoding SPFH domain-containing protein, producing the protein MGKCFIYLLIIILNFLYLSVFIINEGYVGINSYNNITTVYKPGLHFKIQLLNTIKILNSGLINTNFIVERFILKDKQDLVIHVYIIWKIINYKLYYLVTKGNLIHTEIILKKQLSDKLQLDIDQYNIQNIFNYSGNFLKKKISSYDNNQIKNFKKNFISNLIFQNNNQTIINNMRKIGIEIVDVRIEKISLSKDIKKYVLSYNHEKN; encoded by the coding sequence ATGGGTAAATGTTTTATTTATTTATTAATTATTATATTAAATTTTTTATATTTATCTGTATTCATTATTAATGAAGGATATGTAGGTATTAATTCATATAATAATATTACTACTGTATATAAACCAGGATTACATTTTAAAATTCAATTATTAAATACAATCAAAATTTTAAATTCTGGATTAATAAATACTAATTTTATAGTTGAAAGATTTATTTTAAAAGATAAACAAGATTTAGTAATTCATGTTTATATCATATGGAAAATAATAAATTATAAACTTTATTATTTAGTAACAAAAGGAAATTTAATTCATACTGAAATTATACTTAAAAAACAATTAAGTGATAAATTACAATTAGATATTGATCAATATAATATTCAAAATATTTTTAATTATTCTGGTAATTTTTTAAAAAAAAAAATATCAAGTTATGATAATAATCAAATTAAAAATTTTAAAAAAAATTTTATTTCAAATTTAATTTTTCAAAATAATAATCAAACTATTATTAATAATATGCGTAAAATAGGAATAGAGATTGTTGATGTTAGAATTGAAAAAATTTCTTTATCTAAAGATATTAAAAAATATGTTTTATCATATAATCATGAAAAAAATTAA
- the orn gene encoding oligoribonuclease, which produces MIKNNNLIWIDLEMTGLNPNLNRIIEIAVIITDNNLNILKEGPIIAIYQSKKELDNMDQWNKKTHKKTGLINRVIQSIFNEKQTEQYILDFLKLWVTPHTSPMCGNSICQDRRFMYNYMPNLEKYFHYRNIDVSTIKELVKRWKINNLIKFKKNNKHSAIKDIYQSLEELKFYRQNFFNI; this is translated from the coding sequence ATGATAAAAAATAATAATTTAATATGGATAGATCTAGAAATGACAGGATTAAATCCTAATTTAAATCGTATTATTGAAATAGCTGTTATAATTACAGATAATAATTTAAATATATTAAAAGAAGGTCCTATAATAGCAATTTATCAATCTAAAAAAGAATTAGATAATATGGATCAATGGAATAAAAAAACACATAAAAAAACTGGATTAATTAATAGAGTAATACAAAGTATATTTAATGAAAAACAAACTGAACAATATATTTTAGATTTTTTAAAATTATGGGTTACCCCCCACACATCTCCTATGTGTGGAAATAGTATTTGTCAAGATAGAAGATTTATGTATAATTATATGCCTAATTTAGAAAAATATTTTCATTATCGTAATATTGATGTAAGTACTATAAAAGAATTAGTAAAAAGATGGAAAATAAACAATTTAATTAAATTTAAAAAAAATAATAAACATAGTGCTATAAAAGATATATATCAATCATTAGAAGAATTAAAATTTTATAGACAAAATTTTTTTAATATTTAA
- the mutL gene encoding DNA mismatch repair endonuclease MutL — translation MSIKILPKQVIKQIAAGEVIDKPSAVVKELIENSIDALSSQINIYVEKGGMKLIKINDNGIGMSKDDLLLCFKKYATSKIKNLDDLECFKSFGFRGEALTSIKNVSRIKIISKTTYQKIAWEIYTEGMDNNIIYLKPSPNSVGTTIEVLDLFYNIPVRRKFIFNNNIEFLHIKNIVKSVILMRLNIGIKFIYNNKIIYNFPKVENNISYIDRITNICGKDFIKQSLKINSNYHTMNLFGWITLPQSKYYSNNIKKYFYINNRIINNKFINHIIKEICKIKFGFYYNQSFLIYLEIEPKNIDLNIHPQKKDVNFYQVELIYNFFHKSILNYSSFYKNSLIDKNQKNHNYEKNYKLNNEIFKNLDIHYNDILFNKIKKKKLISLKNIPLFYFKNFGILRTIVKNTWIIIEKNNILFYISVKKIEFLLLNMKYKFYLKNQNNIEIIYLNIQIKLIKEELDILIKLKKTLKILGFNFFINKLDKYKFKLISIPSLLLNIEMQIFFKCLFKYYLIKHDLSLKELLKWIIKYIVNIKKIWSYFNIIDLLMEFELLNSENNIVSITKLFHPINFNNILYE, via the coding sequence ATGTCTATTAAAATATTACCTAAACAAGTTATAAAACAAATAGCTGCTGGAGAAGTTATTGATAAACCATCAGCTGTAGTTAAAGAACTGATTGAAAATAGTATTGATGCTTTATCATCTCAAATCAATATATATGTTGAAAAAGGAGGAATGAAATTAATTAAAATTAATGATAATGGAATTGGGATGTCTAAAGATGATTTATTATTATGTTTTAAAAAATATGCAACAAGTAAAATAAAAAATTTAGATGATTTAGAATGTTTTAAAAGTTTTGGTTTTAGAGGAGAAGCATTAACTAGTATTAAAAATGTATCTAGAATAAAAATTATTTCAAAAACAACATATCAAAAAATAGCTTGGGAAATATATACAGAAGGTATGGATAATAATATAATTTATTTAAAACCATCACCAAATTCTGTAGGAACAACAATAGAAGTATTAGATCTTTTTTATAATATTCCAGTAAGAAGAAAATTTATCTTTAATAATAATATAGAATTTTTACATATTAAAAATATTGTTAAATCTGTAATTTTAATGAGATTAAATATAGGTATTAAGTTTATATATAATAATAAAATTATTTACAATTTTCCTAAAGTAGAAAATAATATTTCTTATATTGATAGAATAACAAATATATGTGGTAAAGATTTTATTAAACAATCATTAAAAATAAACTCAAATTATCATACAATGAATTTGTTTGGTTGGATTACTTTACCTCAAAGTAAATATTATTCAAATAATATAAAAAAATATTTTTATATTAATAATCGTATTATTAATAATAAATTCATTAATCATATTATTAAAGAAATATGTAAAATTAAATTTGGTTTTTATTATAATCAATCATTTTTAATTTATTTAGAAATAGAACCAAAAAATATTGATCTTAATATACATCCTCAAAAAAAAGATGTAAATTTTTATCAAGTAGAATTAATTTATAATTTTTTTCATAAAAGTATATTAAATTACTCATCATTTTATAAAAATAGTCTTATTGATAAAAATCAAAAAAATCATAATTATGAAAAAAATTATAAATTAAATAATGAAATTTTTAAAAATTTAGATATACATTATAATGATATTTTATTTAATAAAATTAAAAAAAAAAAATTAATTTCATTAAAGAATATTCCTTTATTTTATTTTAAAAATTTTGGTATATTAAGAACAATAGTAAAAAATACTTGGATTATAATTGAAAAAAATAATATTTTATTTTATATTTCTGTAAAAAAAATAGAATTTTTATTATTAAATATGAAATATAAATTTTATTTAAAGAATCAAAATAACATTGAAATTATATATTTAAATATACAAATAAAATTAATAAAAGAAGAATTAGATATTTTAATTAAGTTAAAAAAAACATTAAAAATTTTAGGGTTTAATTTTTTTATAAATAAATTAGATAAATATAAATTTAAATTAATATCTATACCATCTTTATTATTAAATATTGAAATGCAAATTTTTTTTAAATGTTTATTTAAATATTATTTAATTAAACATGATTTATCTTTAAAAGAACTATTAAAATGGATTATTAAATATATAGTAAATATAAAAAAAATATGGAGTTATTTCAACATAATTGATTTATTAATGGAATTTGAATTATTAAATTCTGAAAATAATATTGTTTCAATTACAAAATTATTTCATCCAATAAATTTTAATAATATATTATATGAATAA
- a CDS encoding anaerobic C4-dicarboxylate transporter family protein — MICIQLVIILLLIYIGSKSGGMALGLFGTFGVLILTLLFHNTIGNIPFDVIEIILSVIIAISVVDLSGGMEYLVLYMNKFLSKRKKYIIIVSPLITYFITLLSGTGHTALSIFPVIINISKKNGIKPVYPLSISVVASQIAVTASPISASVIYLSKILDPLGISYNQLLIILIPSTFISILITSIIINFFKTNKKQNFLNTNNIFFEKKILNKKSGKYSILLFLMGIIITLTYNILCDYVFSNKIKILSRTESTIIFMLTTALIISIICKIKIKKITDTNIFKSGINACICVMGVSWLGDTFIKSHFHEIKFMILNIVQQHPWMLSIILFFITSLFYSQAATTKAIIPSLITLGISPKIIIGSFTAVSALFLFPIYPTLLTAVEMDDTGSTKIGNYIFNHSFLIPGIIITSLSIILSFFIERMIL; from the coding sequence ATGATTTGTATACAATTAGTTATTATTTTATTACTTATATATATAGGTTCTAAATCAGGTGGTATGGCATTAGGTTTATTTGGAACTTTTGGAGTATTAATTTTAACATTATTATTTCATAATACAATTGGTAATATTCCATTTGATGTTATAGAAATTATCTTATCTGTTATTATTGCAATTTCTGTTGTTGATTTATCTGGGGGAATGGAATATTTAGTATTATATATGAATAAATTTTTGTCTAAAAGGAAAAAATATATTATTATTGTTTCTCCTTTAATAACATATTTTATTACTTTATTATCAGGAACCGGACATACTGCACTTTCAATTTTTCCTGTTATTATTAATATATCGAAAAAAAATGGTATAAAACCAGTATATCCATTATCAATATCAGTAGTTGCTTCCCAAATTGCAGTTACAGCATCACCTATATCTGCATCAGTAATTTATTTATCAAAAATATTAGATCCATTAGGAATTAGTTATAATCAATTATTAATAATTTTGATTCCATCAACATTTATATCAATTTTAATTACTTCGATAATAATTAATTTTTTTAAAACTAATAAAAAACAAAATTTCTTAAATACTAATAATATTTTTTTTGAAAAAAAAATATTAAATAAAAAAAGTGGTAAATATTCAATTTTATTATTTTTAATGGGAATTATAATAACTCTTACATATAATATTTTATGTGATTATGTTTTTTCTAATAAAATAAAAATTTTATCAAGAACAGAATCAACAATAATATTTATGTTAACCACTGCATTAATAATATCTATTATATGTAAAATTAAAATAAAAAAAATTACTGATACTAATATTTTTAAATCAGGTATTAATGCTTGTATTTGTGTAATGGGAGTATCTTGGTTAGGAGATACTTTTATAAAATCACATTTTCATGAAATCAAATTTATGATTTTAAATATAGTACAACAACATCCTTGGATGTTATCTATTATCTTATTTTTTATAACATCTTTATTTTATTCCCAAGCAGCAACAACAAAAGCAATAATACCAAGTTTAATTACTTTAGGAATTTCTCCTAAAATTATAATAGGATCATTTACAGCAGTTTCTGCTCTTTTTTTATTTCCAATATATCCAACTTTATTAACTGCAGTAGAAATGGATGATACTGGTTCAACTAAAATAGGTAATTATATTTTTAATCATTCTTTTTTAATACCAGGAATTATAATTACTAGTTTATCAATTATATTAAGTTTTTTTATAGAAAGAATGATATTATAA
- a CDS encoding adenylosuccinate synthase has protein sequence MNKNIIILGVQWGDEGKGKVIDLLSKNVNYVVRYQGGNNAGHTIIINKKKIILHLIPSGIMHNNVKTIIGNGVVISPNNLLKEIKELENLNIKIKNRLFLSAMCPLILEYHIAMDLAQENFLKKKLIGTTGKGIGPAYTDKISRYALRIDDLFNKDIFAKKLKLIIDYYNFQLVHFYKNNPVSYKKILENTLDISENIIKISIDVSEFLYKARKNNKKIIFEGAQGTFLDIDHGTYPYVTCSNTIAGGVMTGTGIGPLHIDYILGVVKSYSTRVGSGPFPTEIFDKYKVHISNKGKEFGSTTGRKRRIGWLDINLLKKAIIINSLSSLCLTKLDVLDGLDIIKLCIAYITPSGKKIFNLPIKKEDWNYIKPVYETHPGWKENTCGITNILNLPQAAFNYIKRIEELTNINISIISTGPDRNNVIILDNFL, from the coding sequence ATGAATAAAAATATTATTATATTAGGTGTTCAGTGGGGAGATGAAGGAAAAGGAAAAGTTATAGATTTACTTAGTAAAAATGTTAATTATGTTGTACGTTATCAAGGAGGAAATAATGCAGGACATACAATTATAATTAATAAAAAAAAAATTATTTTACATTTAATTCCTTCTGGAATTATGCATAATAATGTTAAAACTATTATAGGTAATGGGGTAGTTATATCTCCTAATAATCTTTTAAAAGAAATAAAAGAATTAGAAAATTTAAATATTAAAATTAAAAATAGATTATTTTTATCTGCTATGTGTCCATTAATTTTAGAATATCATATTGCTATGGATTTAGCGCAAGAAAATTTTCTCAAAAAAAAATTAATAGGTACAACAGGAAAAGGTATAGGTCCTGCATATACAGATAAAATATCTAGATATGCATTACGTATAGATGATTTATTTAATAAAGATATTTTTGCTAAAAAATTAAAGTTAATTATTGATTATTATAATTTTCAATTAGTTCATTTTTATAAAAATAATCCTGTAAGTTATAAAAAAATATTAGAAAATACATTAGATATATCAGAAAATATTATAAAAATTTCTATAGATGTTAGTGAATTTTTATATAAAGCTAGAAAAAATAATAAAAAAATTATTTTTGAAGGAGCACAAGGTACATTTTTAGATATTGATCATGGAACTTATCCTTATGTTACTTGTTCTAATACTATAGCTGGTGGTGTAATGACTGGTACTGGAATAGGTCCTTTACACATAGATTATATTTTAGGAGTAGTTAAATCTTATTCTACTAGAGTAGGTTCAGGTCCTTTTCCTACAGAAATATTTGATAAATATAAAGTACATATAAGTAATAAAGGAAAAGAATTTGGTTCAACAACTGGAAGAAAACGTCGTATTGGCTGGTTAGATATAAATCTATTAAAAAAAGCTATAATCATTAATTCTTTAAGTAGTCTTTGTTTAACTAAATTAGATGTTTTAGATGGTTTAGATATTATTAAATTATGTATTGCTTATATAACTCCTTCAGGTAAAAAAATTTTTAATTTACCTATAAAAAAAGAAGATTGGAATTATATAAAACCAGTTTATGAAACACATCCAGGATGGAAAGAAAATACATGTGGTATTACAAATATATTAAATTTACCTCAAGCAGCTTTTAATTATATTAAAAGAATAGAAGAATTAACAAATATTAATATAAGTATCATTTCTACAGGACCAGATCGAAATAATGTCATTATTTTAGATAATTTTTTATAA
- the groL gene encoding chaperonin GroEL (60 kDa chaperone family; promotes refolding of misfolded polypeptides especially under stressful conditions; forms two stacked rings of heptamers to form a barrel-shaped 14mer; ends can be capped by GroES; misfolded proteins enter the barrel where they are refolded when GroES binds), which yields MAAKDVKFGNDARVKMLRGVNVLADAVKITLGPKGRNVVLDKSFGAPAITKDGVTVAREIELEDKFENMGAQMVKEVASKANDVAGDGTTTASVLAQAIVSEGLKAVAAGMNPMDLKRGIDKAVIAAVEELKILSVPCSDSKAIAQVGTISANADEAVGDLIAQAMEKVGKEGVITVEEGNGLQDELDVVEGMQFDRGYLSPYFINKSESGTVELENPFILLVDKKLSNIREMLPILEMVAKANKSLLIIAEDVDGEALATLVVNTMRGVVKVAAVKAPGFGDRRKAMLQDIAILTGGNVISEEIGLELEKTKLNDLGQAKRIVINKDTTTIIDGMGKQNDISGRVIQIRQQIDEATSDYDREKLQERVAKLAGGVAVLKVGAATEVEMKEKKARVEDALHATRAAVEEGVVAGGGVALVRVAAKLINLTGQNEDQNMGIKVALRAMEAPLRQIVSNSGEEPSVVANNVKDGHGNYGYNAASEEYGDMIKFGILDPTKVTRSALQYSSSVAGLMITTECMVTDLPKDEKSEINTPPTGMGGGMGGMM from the coding sequence ATGGCAGCTAAAGATGTAAAATTTGGTAATGATGCTCGTGTTAAAATGTTAAGAGGTGTTAATGTATTAGCAGATGCAGTAAAAATTACTCTTGGACCAAAAGGTAGAAATGTAGTTTTAGATAAATCATTTGGTGCTCCAGCTATTACTAAAGATGGTGTAACAGTAGCTAGAGAAATTGAGCTAGAAGATAAGTTTGAAAATATGGGAGCACAAATGGTAAAAGAAGTTGCTTCTAAAGCTAATGATGTAGCAGGTGATGGTACAACAACAGCTAGTGTTTTAGCACAAGCTATTGTTAGTGAAGGATTAAAAGCTGTTGCCGCTGGAATGAATCCAATGGATTTAAAAAGAGGGATAGATAAAGCAGTTATAGCAGCTGTAGAAGAATTAAAAATTCTTTCTGTTCCATGCTCTGATTCTAAAGCTATAGCTCAAGTAGGAACTATTTCTGCTAATGCAGATGAGGCAGTTGGTGATTTAATTGCTCAAGCTATGGAAAAAGTAGGAAAAGAAGGTGTTATTACGGTTGAAGAAGGAAATGGATTACAAGATGAATTAGATGTTGTTGAAGGAATGCAATTTGATAGAGGATATTTATCTCCCTATTTTATTAATAAATCAGAATCTGGAACAGTAGAACTTGAAAATCCTTTTATATTATTAGTTGATAAAAAATTATCTAATATACGTGAAATGTTACCTATTTTAGAAATGGTAGCTAAAGCAAATAAATCATTATTAATAATAGCAGAAGATGTTGATGGAGAAGCATTAGCTACTTTAGTAGTAAATACTATGCGTGGTGTAGTAAAAGTAGCTGCAGTTAAAGCTCCTGGTTTTGGAGATCGTCGTAAGGCAATGTTACAAGATATTGCAATTTTAACAGGTGGTAATGTTATTTCTGAAGAAATTGGTTTAGAATTAGAAAAAACTAAATTAAATGATTTAGGACAAGCAAAACGTATTGTAATAAACAAAGATACAACTACCATAATAGATGGTATGGGTAAACAAAACGATATTTCTGGTCGTGTAATACAAATAAGACAACAAATAGATGAAGCTACTTCTGATTATGATCGTGAAAAATTACAAGAACGAGTAGCAAAATTAGCAGGAGGTGTTGCTGTATTAAAAGTTGGAGCAGCTACTGAAGTAGAAATGAAAGAAAAGAAAGCTAGAGTAGAAGATGCATTACATGCTACTAGAGCAGCTGTAGAAGAAGGAGTTGTTGCAGGTGGTGGTGTAGCATTAGTTCGTGTAGCAGCAAAATTAATAAATTTAACAGGTCAAAATGAAGACCAAAATATGGGTATTAAAGTTGCATTAAGAGCTATGGAAGCACCATTACGTCAAATAGTTTCTAATTCTGGAGAAGAACCATCTGTTGTAGCAAATAATGTTAAAGATGGTCATGGTAATTATGGTTATAATGCAGCTAGTGAAGAATATGGAGATATGATCAAATTTGGTATTTTAGATCCAACAAAAGTAACACGTTCTGCTTTACAATATTCATCTTCTGTTGCAGGACTTATGATTACTACAGAATGTATGGTAACAGATTTACCAAAAGATGAAAAATCTGAAATAAATACACCTCCAACTGGTATGGGTGGTGGAATGGGTGGTATGATGTAA
- the efp gene encoding elongation factor P, whose translation MVNYSSNNFKIGMKFIFLNKPYSIESSDFVKPGKGQAFVRIKMRNLITEKLIDKTFKSTDSLNTADIKENDLIYLYNEKNNCYHFMYKENFEQIIINKLIIKNKYKWLIPNTFYNITFWNQFPIFITLPNFIKLTIINTSMNLKTETINNVSKQATLSNGEIIKVPSFIKIGDKIKIDIRNKSYVSRFKNKN comes from the coding sequence ATGGTTAATTATTCTAGTAATAATTTTAAAATTGGTATGAAATTTATATTTTTAAATAAACCATATTCTATAGAATCAAGTGATTTTGTAAAACCAGGAAAAGGTCAAGCATTTGTAAGAATTAAAATGCGTAATTTAATTACTGAAAAATTAATTGATAAAACTTTTAAATCAACTGATTCTTTAAATACTGCAGATATAAAAGAAAATGATTTAATTTATTTATATAATGAAAAAAATAATTGTTATCATTTTATGTATAAAGAAAATTTTGAACAAATAATAATTAATAAATTGATAATAAAAAATAAATATAAATGGTTAATACCTAATACATTTTATAACATAACTTTTTGGAATCAATTTCCTATATTTATTACTTTACCAAATTTTATTAAATTAACAATTATAAATACAAGTATGAATTTAAAAACTGAAACAATAAATAATGTTAGCAAACAAGCAACTCTTAGTAATGGAGAAATAATTAAAGTTCCTTCGTTTATTAAAATAGGTGATAAAATTAAAATAGATATTAGGAATAAATCTTATGTTTCTCGTTTTAAAAATAAAAATTAG
- the miaA gene encoding tRNA (adenosine(37)-N6)-dimethylallyltransferase MiaA, with product MNNKLPPVIFLMGTTASGKTNLAMKLSKNFPIELISVDSSLIYKGMDIGTAKPNKKDFFYTKHWLIDIKEPYEYYSVFDFYHDSLIIIKKIIKKGKIPLLVGGSMFYYKKLIDPISPLPSTNIQIRNRIISKIKNNKYKSLHDMLNKIDLCSANKIHPSDLQRNLRALEVFFLTGQPLSKLIKIKRNKIPYKIYQFGITYYNRTKLYDAINMRLMKMFQFGFELEVRNLLYNKKLQMNFPSMRCIGYKQMYSYIQNQINYTDMINQIILSTRHLAKKQLTWLRNWNNIHWLNSEDLDLAYNSIAKVINKIFI from the coding sequence ATGAATAATAAATTACCACCAGTAATATTTTTAATGGGTACTACAGCTTCAGGTAAAACTAATTTAGCAATGAAATTATCTAAAAATTTTCCCATTGAATTAATAAGTGTAGATTCTTCTTTAATATATAAAGGAATGGACATAGGTACTGCTAAACCAAATAAAAAAGATTTTTTTTATACAAAACATTGGTTAATTGATATTAAAGAACCATATGAATATTACTCTGTATTTGATTTTTATCATGATTCTTTAATAATTATTAAAAAAATTATAAAAAAAGGGAAAATACCATTATTAGTTGGTGGAAGTATGTTTTATTATAAAAAATTAATTGATCCTATTTCTCCATTACCATCTACTAATATTCAAATACGTAATAGAATTATTAGTAAAATTAAGAATAATAAATATAAATCTTTACATGATATGTTAAATAAAATAGATTTATGTTCTGCAAATAAAATTCATCCTTCTGATTTACAAAGAAATTTAAGAGCATTAGAAGTATTTTTTTTAACAGGACAACCGTTAAGCAAACTTATTAAAATTAAAAGGAATAAAATTCCTTATAAAATATATCAATTTGGAATAACTTATTATAACCGTACAAAATTATATGATGCTATAAATATGAGATTAATGAAAATGTTTCAATTTGGATTCGAATTAGAGGTAAGAAATCTTTTATATAATAAAAAATTACAAATGAATTTTCCTTCAATGCGTTGTATTGGTTATAAACAAATGTATTCTTATATACAAAATCAAATAAATTATACAGATATGATTAATCAAATAATTTTATCTACACGTCATTTAGCTAAAAAACAATTAACATGGCTTAGAAATTGGAATAATATACATTGGTTAAATAGTGAAGATTTAGATCTTGCATATAATTCTATAGCAAAAGTTATAAATAAAATATTTATTTAA